A genome region from Sphingomonas sp. BGYR3 includes the following:
- a CDS encoding arylesterase, producing the protein MARPAAAGAEAANARLVVAFGDSLYAGYGVAQNESFPAALQRSLTARGIAADVRNAGVSGETTQGGLQRLAFTLDGFPRKPDLLILGLGGNDMLRGIDPAETDRNLRGMLDLLKERGIPVMLTGMVAAPNMGADYRRRFDAIYPALAKDYGVPLYPFFLDGVIGDRTLMQADSIHPNARGIDRVTDRVAPLVATALNPAATGG; encoded by the coding sequence ATGGCTCGGCCCGCCGCCGCCGGGGCGGAGGCCGCGAACGCGCGCCTCGTCGTCGCATTCGGGGACAGCCTTTATGCCGGCTATGGCGTTGCCCAGAACGAAAGCTTCCCCGCCGCGCTGCAACGCAGCCTGACGGCGCGGGGCATCGCCGCCGATGTCCGCAATGCCGGGGTGTCGGGCGAAACGACGCAGGGCGGGCTCCAGCGGCTGGCCTTCACGCTGGACGGATTTCCTCGAAAGCCGGACCTGCTGATCCTGGGCCTTGGCGGCAACGACATGCTGCGCGGCATCGATCCGGCCGAAACCGACCGCAACCTGCGCGGGATGCTGGACCTGCTCAAGGAACGCGGCATCCCGGTGATGCTGACCGGCATGGTCGCCGCGCCCAATATGGGGGCCGATTATCGCCGCCGCTTCGACGCCATCTATCCTGCGCTGGCAAAAGACTACGGCGTGCCGCTCTATCCCTTTTTCCTCGACGGGGTGATCGGCGACCGCACGTTGATGCAGGCCGATTCCATCCATCCCAATGCCAGGGGGATCGATCGGGTGACGGATCGGGTCGCGCCGCTGGTCGCCACCGCGCTGAACCCGGCGGCTACCGGCGGTTAA
- a CDS encoding ABC transporter ATP-binding protein: MHATVEPSHIAIQARNVTLTLGTSAAPTEILKGIDLSIPQGQSVAILGPSGSGKSSLMAILSGLERASGGEVRVADMEFGPMDEDALARARRGRIGIVLQSFHLLPTMTALENVAVPMELAGVADAFERGRAELEAVGLGHRLTHYPAQLSGGEQQRVAIARAVAPRPAILFADEPTGNLDGATSGAIEDILFDRQRAAGATLVIITHDPALAERCDRVVEMRDGVIVADRASA, encoded by the coding sequence ATGCACGCCACTGTCGAGCCTTCCCATATTGCGATCCAGGCGCGCAATGTCACCCTTACCCTTGGCACCAGCGCCGCCCCGACGGAAATCCTGAAAGGGATCGACCTGAGCATCCCGCAGGGGCAGAGCGTCGCCATCCTTGGCCCTTCGGGCTCGGGCAAATCGTCGCTGATGGCGATCCTGTCCGGCCTTGAGCGCGCGTCCGGCGGCGAGGTGCGGGTGGCGGACATGGAGTTCGGCCCGATGGACGAGGATGCACTGGCCCGGGCGCGGCGGGGGCGGATCGGCATCGTCCTGCAATCCTTCCACCTGTTGCCCACCATGACCGCGCTGGAAAATGTCGCCGTGCCGATGGAGCTGGCGGGCGTGGCCGATGCGTTCGAGCGCGGGCGGGCCGAGCTGGAGGCGGTAGGCCTTGGCCATCGGCTGACGCATTATCCGGCGCAGCTGTCGGGCGGCGAGCAGCAGCGCGTGGCGATTGCCCGCGCGGTCGCGCCCCGCCCCGCCATCCTGTTCGCGGACGAGCCGACCGGCAATCTGGACGGCGCGACCAGCGGCGCGATCGAGGATATCCTGTTCGACCGGCAACGGGCGGCGGGGGCAACGCTGGTCATCATCACCCATGACCCCGCCCTTGCCGAGCGGTGCGACCGCGTGGTCGAGATGCGCGACGGCGTGATCGTCGCCGACCGGGCCAGCGCATGA
- a CDS encoding right-handed parallel beta-helix repeat-containing protein — protein MRLALPIAVLALAVPGIAMPQSRGPFVIEQTGQAFDTIDAAVTEAHDSNSTILIAPGVYRQCTVQITGNITYRAREPGTVVFEGETCEDKAAFVLRGKSSVVDGIIFRGFSVADGNGAGIRIERGNLIVRNSMFLDSQEGILGATDEPWNITIDRSTFAGLGQCDESESCAHSIYLETTGLITVTRSRFERGEGGHYVKLRGPRVDIRDNSFDDTRGRKTNYMIDLSVGGTGIIAGNSFVQGRNKENWTAFIAVSPEAREHRAAGLRVEGNDARLAPGVDKNPVFVANASGERLAIGANTLGPGIRPYETR, from the coding sequence ATGCGCCTTGCCCTTCCCATTGCCGTCCTTGCACTGGCCGTGCCGGGCATCGCCATGCCCCAGTCGCGCGGGCCATTCGTCATCGAACAGACGGGGCAGGCGTTCGACACCATCGACGCCGCCGTGACAGAGGCGCATGACAGCAATTCGACCATCCTGATCGCGCCCGGCGTCTATCGCCAGTGCACGGTTCAGATTACCGGCAACATCACCTACCGGGCGCGGGAACCGGGCACCGTGGTGTTCGAGGGAGAGACGTGCGAGGACAAGGCGGCGTTCGTCCTGCGCGGCAAATCCTCGGTCGTCGACGGCATCATCTTTCGCGGGTTCAGCGTCGCCGACGGCAATGGCGCTGGCATCCGCATCGAACGCGGGAACCTGATCGTCCGCAATTCCATGTTCCTCGACAGTCAGGAAGGGATCCTGGGCGCGACCGACGAACCGTGGAACATCACCATCGACCGCTCGACCTTTGCCGGCCTTGGCCAGTGCGACGAAAGCGAAAGCTGCGCGCACTCGATCTATCTGGAAACGACCGGCCTGATCACCGTCACCCGATCGCGCTTCGAACGGGGCGAGGGCGGCCATTACGTCAAGCTGCGCGGACCGCGCGTCGATATCCGCGACAACAGCTTTGACGACACGCGCGGGCGGAAAACGAACTACATGATCGACCTGTCCGTCGGCGGCACCGGCATCATCGCGGGCAACAGCTTCGTTCAGGGGCGGAACAAGGAAAACTGGACCGCCTTCATCGCCGTATCGCCAGAGGCGCGGGAACATCGCGCGGCCGGCCTCCGGGTAGAGGGGAATGACGCGCGCCTTGCCCCCGGCGTCGACAAGAACCCCGTTTTCGTCGCCAATGCCAGCGGCGAGCGGCTGGCCATCGGCGCCAATACCCTTGGCCCCGGCATCCGGCCGTACGAAACGCGCTGA
- a CDS encoding circularly permuted type 2 ATP-grasp protein, whose product MADTPPAELERRLQAAETMFRQLGITFAVYGDREAAERIIPFDIVPRVFTAAEWSSLSAGLVQRVDAINAFLRDIYGPQEILRAGILPPELIHCNDQFRPEVVGTRPPHDVWAHICGIDLVRTGPDEFYVLEDNARTPSGVSYMLENREAMIRLCPELFRSFRVAAVDSYPDLLHATMQSVAPLGRERDPLCVVLTPGHYNSAYYEHSFLADSMGVPLVEAADLIVDDDMVYMQTIGGRVRVDVIYRRIDDDYLDPLVFRPDSMLGVPGIMAAYRAGNVALINAPGNGIADDKAIYSYMPEIVRFYTGSEAKLPNVQTWRCREPEALAYVLDRLPELVVKLVDGSGGYGMLVGPTASHDEIEQFRAALIAEPQRYIAQPTLALSTVPTFTDKGLAPRHVDFRPFVLTGSQGVKVVPGGLTRVALKEGSLVVNSSQGGGTKDSFVLLPECGSQHREQGEGQVQEQALVDETPIDGQSQGRSGGLD is encoded by the coding sequence ATGGCCGATACGCCGCCTGCCGAACTTGAACGCCGGTTGCAGGCCGCCGAAACCATGTTCCGCCAGCTGGGCATCACCTTTGCCGTCTATGGCGACCGGGAGGCTGCGGAACGGATCATCCCGTTCGATATCGTCCCCCGCGTGTTCACCGCCGCCGAATGGTCCAGCCTCAGCGCGGGCCTGGTTCAGCGGGTGGATGCGATCAACGCCTTTCTGCGCGACATCTATGGCCCGCAAGAGATTTTGCGCGCGGGCATCCTTCCGCCCGAACTGATCCATTGCAACGACCAGTTCCGGCCCGAAGTGGTCGGCACGCGGCCCCCACACGATGTGTGGGCGCATATCTGCGGCATTGACCTGGTTCGCACCGGGCCGGACGAATTTTACGTGCTGGAAGATAACGCCCGCACGCCGTCGGGCGTCTCCTACATGCTGGAAAATCGGGAGGCGATGATCCGCCTGTGCCCGGAATTGTTCCGCAGCTTTCGGGTCGCGGCGGTCGACAGCTATCCTGACCTCTTGCACGCGACGATGCAGTCGGTCGCGCCGCTGGGGCGGGAGCGTGATCCGCTGTGCGTCGTGCTGACGCCGGGCCATTACAATTCCGCCTATTACGAACACAGCTTCCTGGCTGATTCGATGGGCGTCCCGCTGGTCGAGGCGGCGGACCTGATCGTTGATGACGACATGGTCTATATGCAGACGATCGGCGGCCGGGTGCGGGTGGACGTGATCTATCGCCGCATCGACGACGATTATCTGGACCCGCTGGTCTTCCGGCCGGATTCGATGCTGGGCGTGCCGGGCATCATGGCGGCCTATCGTGCGGGCAATGTCGCGCTGATCAACGCGCCGGGCAACGGCATTGCCGATGACAAGGCGATTTACAGCTATATGCCGGAAATCGTCCGCTTCTATACCGGCAGCGAGGCAAAGCTGCCGAACGTCCAGACATGGCGCTGCCGCGAGCCGGAGGCGCTGGCCTATGTCCTCGATCGCCTGCCCGAACTGGTGGTCAAACTGGTCGACGGATCCGGCGGCTACGGGATGCTGGTCGGCCCGACCGCCAGCCATGACGAGATCGAGCAATTCCGCGCCGCCCTGATCGCAGAGCCGCAGCGGTACATCGCGCAGCCGACGCTGGCCCTGTCCACCGTCCCGACCTTTACCGACAAGGGGCTGGCTCCACGCCATGTCGATTTCCGCCCCTTCGTGCTGACCGGCAGCCAGGGCGTAAAGGTCGTTCCCGGCGGCCTTACCCGTGTCGCGCTTAAGGAAGGGTCGCTGGTGGTCAATTCCAGTCAGGGCGGCGGGACCAAGGACAGTTTCGTCCTGCTGCCCGAATGTGGCAGCCAGCATCGCGAACAGGGCGAGGGTCAGGTTCAGGAACAGGCGCTGGTCGATGAAACGCCCATCGACGGACAAAGTCAGGGCCGTTCTGGGGGGCTGGACTGA
- a CDS encoding thioredoxin family protein, translating to MRLVPSVTLVLHALMLAAAMLLTRPAWAQGTSPGPHIAIDLVAETDRPAPGGTVTLAFDSRPDAGWHGYWLNPGAAGVATRYDWTLPAGVTAGAPRYPVPHRLIVADIMNYVYEGPFAPLVTLTLDAGLAPGTRLPVSVRLDYLVCTNEICVPERAERSITLTVGDGAVDPGRRARFDAWRQAIPPPIGSAASFALSGNGDARTIRLAIPFPADRPIGDAYFFPLTGDVIDYDAPQRVVRDGDRLLVETRATGTAARIEGVIATDAGRGFAIAATPGDVPALPSGGVDWGAALIALLGALAGGVLLNVMPCVFPILSLKALSLAKAGGEERQARREALAYTAGVVLVCLALGGLLLALRAGGASVGWAFQLQNPQVILILLLLVTAIALNLAGLFEMTLPGPLARLTDGGSGGAFMTGALAAFVATPCSGPFMAAALGAALVLPVPVALAIFAGLGLGLALPFLLLGFVPALRRRLPKPGTWMVRLRHLLSVPMFLTALALAWVLGQQAGVGGMTLGLGAALLFGLGLWWSGGLQRGMSARAWLPGTLALVLGLAAIPLIRPAPANAAAEMLAGAEPFSEARLAALRAEGRPVFAYFTADWCVTCKVNERTVIDTDAVRNALSGGKVAVLVGDWTDGDPALGRFIEANGRAGVPLYLWYAPGKPEPDVLPQILTQSMLTGRAGAGGS from the coding sequence ATGCGTCTTGTTCCGTCCGTAACGCTGGTCCTTCATGCGCTGATGCTGGCGGCCGCCATGCTGCTTACCCGGCCGGCATGGGCACAGGGGACCTCGCCCGGCCCGCATATCGCCATCGATCTGGTGGCAGAGACGGATCGACCCGCGCCGGGTGGCACGGTGACGCTGGCCTTCGATTCCCGGCCCGATGCCGGGTGGCATGGATACTGGCTCAATCCCGGGGCGGCCGGGGTTGCCACCCGCTATGACTGGACGCTGCCCGCCGGCGTCACGGCCGGGGCGCCGCGCTATCCGGTGCCGCACCGGCTGATCGTCGCGGACATCATGAACTATGTCTATGAAGGGCCTTTCGCCCCGCTGGTCACGCTGACGCTGGATGCCGGGCTGGCCCCCGGCACCCGTCTGCCGGTCAGCGTGCGGCTCGATTATCTTGTCTGCACGAACGAGATTTGCGTGCCCGAACGGGCGGAACGGTCGATCACGCTGACCGTCGGGGATGGCGCGGTCGATCCGGGGCGCCGCGCCCGGTTCGATGCGTGGCGACAGGCGATCCCGCCCCCGATCGGCAGCGCGGCCAGCTTTGCCCTGTCCGGCAACGGCGATGCCCGCACCATCCGCCTCGCCATTCCCTTTCCCGCCGACCGCCCGATCGGCGATGCCTATTTCTTCCCGCTGACCGGCGATGTGATCGATTACGACGCGCCGCAGCGGGTGGTGCGCGACGGCGACCGGCTGCTCGTCGAAACCCGCGCCACCGGTACGGCGGCCCGAATCGAGGGCGTAATCGCCACCGATGCCGGGCGCGGCTTTGCCATCGCCGCAACGCCGGGCGATGTGCCGGCCCTGCCGTCCGGCGGGGTGGATTGGGGCGCGGCGCTGATTGCGCTGCTCGGCGCGCTGGCGGGCGGGGTGCTGCTCAATGTCATGCCCTGCGTCTTTCCGATCCTCAGCCTAAAGGCGCTCAGCCTTGCCAAGGCGGGCGGCGAGGAACGACAGGCGCGGCGGGAGGCGCTGGCCTATACCGCCGGGGTCGTGCTGGTCTGTCTGGCGCTGGGCGGCCTGCTGCTTGCGCTGCGGGCGGGCGGGGCCAGTGTCGGCTGGGCGTTTCAGCTTCAGAACCCTCAGGTGATCCTGATCCTGCTGCTGCTCGTCACCGCCATTGCCCTCAACCTTGCCGGGCTGTTCGAAATGACGTTGCCGGGGCCGCTTGCCCGCCTGACCGATGGCGGGTCGGGCGGTGCGTTCATGACCGGCGCGCTGGCCGCGTTCGTCGCCACGCCGTGCAGCGGCCCGTTCATGGCGGCGGCGCTCGGCGCGGCGCTGGTCCTGCCCGTCCCGGTTGCCCTCGCGATCTTTGCCGGGCTTGGCCTTGGCCTTGCGTTGCCGTTCCTGCTGCTCGGCTTCGTGCCGGCCCTTCGCCGCCGCCTGCCGAAACCCGGCACCTGGATGGTGCGCCTGCGCCACCTGTTGTCCGTGCCGATGTTCCTGACCGCGCTGGCGCTCGCCTGGGTGCTGGGTCAGCAGGCGGGGGTTGGCGGCATGACGCTGGGGCTGGGCGCGGCGCTGTTGTTCGGCCTTGGCCTGTGGTGGTCCGGCGGGCTTCAGCGGGGGATGAGCGCGCGTGCCTGGCTGCCCGGCACGCTGGCGCTGGTGCTCGGCCTTGCGGCAATCCCCCTGATCCGCCCGGCGCCCGCCAATGCCGCCGCAGAAATGCTGGCCGGCGCAGAACCGTTCAGCGAGGCGCGACTGGCCGCCCTTCGCGCCGAAGGACGGCCGGTCTTCGCCTATTTCACCGCCGACTGGTGCGTGACGTGCAAGGTGAACGAGCGGACGGTGATCGATACCGATGCGGTCCGCAACGCCCTTTCCGGGGGCAAGGTGGCGGTGCTGGTCGGCGACTGGACCGATGGCGACCCGGCACTCGGCCGGTTTATTGAGGCGAATGGCCGCGCGGGCGTGCCGCTGTACCTGTGGTACGCGCCCGGCAAGCCTGAACCCGATGTGCTGCCCCAGATCCTGACCCAGTCCATGCTGACCGGGCGGGCGGGGGCGGGGGGTTCCTGA
- a CDS encoding alpha-E domain-containing protein — translation MLSRSAASLYWLGRYVERADFMARLVEATIRLDALSARPAGEAAWESALAVTYNSEGFAATGETLTPTHVARYLTTDGSHFGSIVHCLHMARDNARAVRTALTREAWAGINRAWLLFSSRSSPGGANATLNLVEAVKAETRGFEGAVHRMMKNEAVWFIRLGAAIERADNTARLIDVKYHLLLPEGEKVGGVIDRDQWTTILQTVSAVTAYRWLYSEGLKPSLVIDLLTTRGELPRSLAACVEETVEMLSLLARRTGLQGEADRMARARLSRMQRTRSGDVILGGLHEWLTGFIAENERLDGVIARQFRFG, via the coding sequence ATGCTGTCCCGCTCCGCCGCGTCGCTCTACTGGCTTGGCCGCTATGTCGAACGCGCCGATTTCATGGCCCGGCTGGTCGAAGCGACGATCCGCCTCGACGCGCTGTCCGCCCGCCCGGCGGGGGAGGCCGCGTGGGAAAGCGCGCTGGCCGTCACCTATAACAGTGAGGGGTTTGCCGCGACGGGCGAGACGCTGACCCCCACCCATGTTGCGCGGTATCTGACTACGGACGGGTCGCATTTCGGCTCGATCGTCCACTGCCTGCACATGGCGCGCGACAATGCCCGCGCCGTGCGTACCGCCCTGACGCGAGAGGCTTGGGCCGGCATCAACCGCGCATGGCTGTTGTTCAGCAGCCGGTCCAGCCCCGGCGGCGCGAATGCAACGCTCAACCTTGTCGAGGCGGTGAAGGCCGAAACGCGCGGGTTCGAGGGCGCGGTGCACCGCATGATGAAGAACGAGGCGGTGTGGTTCATCCGCCTGGGCGCTGCGATCGAGCGGGCGGACAACACTGCGCGCCTCATCGACGTCAAATATCACCTCTTGCTGCCAGAGGGCGAGAAGGTCGGCGGCGTGATCGACCGGGATCAGTGGACAACGATCCTTCAGACCGTCTCTGCCGTCACCGCCTATCGCTGGCTCTATTCAGAGGGGCTGAAACCGTCGCTGGTCATCGACCTGCTCACCACACGCGGCGAACTGCCGCGCAGCCTTGCCGCCTGTGTCGAGGAAACGGTCGAAATGCTCAGCCTGCTGGCCCGCCGCACCGGATTGCAGGGGGAGGCGGACCGCATGGCCCGTGCCCGCCTGTCGCGGATGCAGCGCACGCGTTCGGGCGATGTCATCCTGGGCGGTCTGCACGAATGGCTGACCGGGTTCATCGCCGAAAATGAAAGGCTGGACGGCGTGATCGCCCGCCAGTTCCGGTTCGGCTGA